The Coleofasciculus sp. FACHB-1120 region TCGTGACGGGACTGTAACCAACACCCGCGCACTACAGCGTAAGCGCCAGTCAACTTCTGCTAGGAATAGTTCCCTGGCTTGGTTGAGGGTGCAACCTTGGTTGAGCAGGTCATCCAGGCTGTGCTGCACCAGCTTGTAAGCTTGAGGATATTGTTCGTGTATAGGACCGCTGTGTCCAGTACCGCCCTCGTTTCCTTGGGCTTTGACATAAATTCCCGATCCGGCTTGGGATTCTACTAATCCAGTGTCTTCTAGTTGCCGGTATACCTTGCTAATGGTATTCCGGTGCAGACCTGTTTGCATTGCCAGCTGCCGAGTGCTGGGCAATCGATGACCAGGGGGAAACTGTCGCGAGGCGATCGCAAATTGCATTTGGTCAAATAGTTGTTTTGATGCTGGAATTTCACTGTCTGGTTGAATATGAAACTGAACCATTTGTGAGCCTCCAAGGACTCTGATTCTCATGAAGCCGTGAGAAGGGCAATTCTTTAATAGCATAATGCGCTACAGAAGCTGAGTTATCACGCTGGTTTTTCAATATCCTGTTTCCTCCTCAATTGACCTGCGGTGTACACCCAAGTCGGCAGACTCTCCCCAAACCCCTCTCCGATACGGAGAGGGACTTTGAAGATTTCTCCCCTTAGAAAGGTAGGGAAGGCGCTGTTCTTGTTAGGTCTGAGAGCGCTTTGAGCAAAATAAGTCTAGAGCGCACTCACTCAGGAAAATAATTTTCGGGTTGTTCTCCGGGTGAGTGCGGAAATTCCTCCAATAAAGGGGGAATCTGTGTTTCTGCTTCCCCAGTAGAGACGGAGTTAGGGGCATCTATCGTTTCTTGCCTCTGGAGGAGTTCTGGCAGGGTGACAAACTCATATCCCTGCTTTTTGAGTTTTTCAACGATCTGGGGTAAAGCCTGAACCGTTGTCGAATGGTTGCCGCCACCATCATGCATCAGCACAATAGAGCCGGGAAAGGCACTCTTGAGAATGTTTTTGACCAATTTGGGTGCGGAGAGGCGGTGGCGACGACTGTCCGCGGAGTTAATCGACCACATCATCACGGCGTAGTTGTTCTTTTGGGCGTAAGCTGCTAGTCCATTTTGTAAGTTGCCGCCGGGAGGGCGGAAGTAAGCGGTTGTGACTCCGGTTGTCTTGTAGATGAGTGCGGCTGTATCGTCTATTTCCCTTGCCGCCGTAGCCTCGTCCATCTGACGATAAGAGTGATGCCAGGTGTGGTTGCCAATGGCGTGACCTTCCGCAACCACTCGTTGAGCTACGGCTGGATAACTTTGCAGTTGTTCTCCTACCCAGAAGAATGTGGCTTTTATGTTATTTTTCTTGAGGATGTCCAGCACTTGCAATGTCGTTTTACCCCAAGGGCCATCATCAAAAGTGAGGGCGATGATTTTATTCTTCGGCGTTACCCGATAAATGGTTTTTCCTTGATATTCGATAGGCACTGGGAAGGTTTTTTCAGATGCGGGTGGGAGAGCGATCGCAGAAGGTGTTGTTTCACTCGGTAGATTTTCCGGTTCGACAATGGGGAGTAGTTGCTGAACTGGATTGGA contains the following coding sequences:
- a CDS encoding polysaccharide deacetylase family protein; protein product: MADWKEKEKPTGLFTQQLTCIAIVTLTALIVNKIIKPSPQPSPQDQFAIEVRQDKPEAQQLPQQRPSVEPETSSPREIIPPASSGIAERVDASRSPIHLEIAPSNPVQQLLPIVEPENLPSETTPSAIALPPASEKTFPVPIEYQGKTIYRVTPKNKIIALTFDDGPWGKTTLQVLDILKKNNIKATFFWVGEQLQSYPAVAQRVVAEGHAIGNHTWHHSYRQMDEATAAREIDDTAALIYKTTGVTTAYFRPPGGNLQNGLAAYAQKNNYAVMMWSINSADSRRHRLSAPKLVKNILKSAFPGSIVLMHDGGGNHSTTVQALPQIVEKLKKQGYEFVTLPELLQRQETIDAPNSVSTGEAETQIPPLLEEFPHSPGEQPENYFPE